The Lysinibacillus pakistanensis genome includes a window with the following:
- a CDS encoding MerR family transcriptional regulator — translation MFHINEFKKLSSVSVRTLRYYDKIGLLKPVSKTEGGHRLYSNTELKKLQQIQFLKTIGFQLSEIKIMLESEEWDWSNSLMTQLSYVIKEKDRLSKIEISLRELINGIAIDGEEFKIKKIIDLYNNKDAKEALNYNLVELNIKNTEVLEKLPNMASSDPDSLEWIALVGQLKKYMHLGYSHSRIQNIIERMDVKKGEDFTDEDVFLDKLWDIRMSPEESKKFSLYPIDQEVLTFLEKAYSHYLDNKS, via the coding sequence TTGTTTCATATCAATGAATTTAAAAAGCTGAGCAGTGTATCAGTTAGAACCTTGAGATATTACGATAAAATTGGACTTTTGAAACCTGTATCAAAAACTGAAGGGGGTCATCGATTATATTCAAATACTGAGTTGAAGAAACTTCAGCAAATACAATTCCTAAAAACTATAGGATTTCAATTAAGCGAGATCAAAATAATGTTAGAGTCCGAAGAATGGGACTGGTCTAATAGTCTAATGACACAACTATCTTATGTGATAAAAGAAAAGGACCGTCTTTCAAAGATAGAAATTAGTTTAAGGGAGCTAATAAACGGTATAGCGATTGATGGAGAAGAATTTAAAATTAAAAAAATCATTGATTTATATAATAATAAGGATGCTAAAGAAGCATTAAATTATAATCTAGTTGAATTAAATATTAAAAACACGGAAGTATTAGAAAAACTTCCTAACATGGCTAGTAGTGATCCAGACTCTTTAGAGTGGATTGCTTTAGTGGGGCAATTAAAAAAATATATGCACCTTGGTTATAGTCATTCACGAATACAAAATATTATTGAAAGAATGGATGTAAAAAAAGGTGAAGACTTTACTGACGAAGATGTTTTTTTAGATAAACTATGGGACATTAGGATGTCGCCTGAGGAATCAAAAAAGTTTAGCCTATATCCAATTGATCAAGAGGTCCTTACTTTCTTGGAGAAGGCATATAGTCATTATCTCGATAATAAATCATAG
- a CDS encoding GAP family protein: protein MGTDILIYLGGLALLDMLSPTIIGVTLFLVLTDNKNLTSRLLTYLFTVVLLYFSLGIIMMLGLNFIIEAFSTIFQNKILSWVIFIIGVILFTASFFIPTNKKSNIPKPKTQSLFSIIIIGVTTFIIEAGMALPYFAAIGLLTTIDIPFYQRISTIAVYNIIMVLPALLIFLGYKVFGKLINPTLVKLRNKIASSSSSALSWIICIVGVILIFYTIDYL from the coding sequence ATGGGAACTGATATATTAATTTATTTGGGCGGCTTAGCTCTTTTAGATATGTTAAGCCCTACAATTATTGGTGTTACTTTATTTCTGGTTTTAACAGATAATAAAAATTTAACATCAAGATTATTGACATATCTATTTACGGTTGTGCTATTGTATTTTTCATTAGGTATCATTATGATGTTAGGTCTAAATTTTATTATAGAAGCATTCTCAACTATTTTTCAAAATAAAATACTTAGCTGGGTAATTTTCATCATAGGGGTGATATTATTTACTGCTAGCTTTTTTATCCCCACAAATAAAAAAAGTAATATTCCAAAGCCTAAAACACAAAGCTTATTCTCAATTATTATTATTGGTGTGACGACGTTTATCATTGAGGCAGGCATGGCCTTACCATATTTTGCTGCTATTGGTTTATTAACTACAATAGATATACCTTTTTATCAAAGGATTTCAACTATAGCAGTATACAATATTATAATGGTTCTACCAGCTCTTCTTATATTTTTAGGATATAAAGTGTTTGGAAAATTGATAAACCCTACCTTAGTTAAACTTCGGAATAAAATAGCAAGCAGTTCAAGTTCTGCTTTATCCTGGATTATTTGTATAGTTGGCGTGATATTAATATTTTACACTATTGATTATCTATAA
- a CDS encoding pyridoxal-phosphate-dependent aminotransferase family protein has product MYENILRHPGPTPIPKKVQLAMNKDIFSHRSTEFVELYRETTELVKPVFGTKQDILLLPSGGTAALEAAAVNTVSAGEDVVVVTVGAFGDYFVSICEKYGFNVHKLEKEWGQACTADELRAFLQPLQAIKAVFVTFNETSTGILNPVAELAQVVREETDALVIVDGVSCVGGAPAEMDAWGVDILVTGSQKAMMLPPGLSLVSVSDRAWKVIAENKAPSYYLNLLSYRGWAEKGMTPNTPTITLIYGLHEVCKLIEQEGGFHKTVARHELMKNMVRNAMKALNIELLTEDEYASPTITAILAPKGIDLGEFLTHLKQHYHLDFAGGLGHLQGKIFRFGHMGYCFPSDILQAVSLMEAALQDFSYDFEPGAGVRAAHEVFLAAQQKQLQR; this is encoded by the coding sequence TTTACCGTGAAACGACTGAATTAGTAAAGCCAGTATTTGGTACAAAACAAGATATTTTATTACTTCCTTCAGGTGGTACAGCCGCTTTGGAAGCAGCTGCAGTGAATACTGTTTCAGCTGGTGAAGACGTTGTTGTTGTGACAGTTGGAGCATTTGGTGATTATTTTGTTTCAATTTGTGAAAAATATGGCTTTAACGTACATAAGCTTGAAAAAGAATGGGGACAAGCTTGTACTGCGGATGAGCTACGAGCATTTTTACAGCCCTTGCAAGCGATTAAAGCTGTTTTTGTAACCTTTAATGAAACTTCTACAGGTATCTTGAACCCTGTCGCTGAACTGGCACAAGTTGTTCGAGAAGAAACAGATGCTTTAGTCATTGTAGATGGAGTAAGCTGCGTTGGTGGAGCACCTGCTGAAATGGATGCGTGGGGTGTCGATATTCTTGTTACAGGCTCTCAAAAGGCTATGATGCTACCGCCAGGCCTTTCACTTGTCAGCGTCAGTGACAGAGCATGGAAAGTTATTGCGGAAAATAAAGCACCATCCTATTACTTAAATTTATTGAGCTATCGTGGCTGGGCAGAAAAAGGGATGACACCAAACACGCCTACCATCACACTTATCTATGGACTTCATGAGGTATGCAAACTGATAGAGCAAGAAGGCGGCTTTCATAAAACCGTAGCACGTCATGAATTAATGAAAAATATGGTGCGAAATGCGATGAAGGCACTAAATATTGAACTGTTAACCGAAGATGAATATGCCTCACCAACAATTACAGCAATCTTGGCACCAAAAGGAATAGACCTTGGTGAATTCCTAACACATTTAAAACAACACTATCATTTAGATTTCGCTGGTGGACTTGGCCACTTGCAAGGGAAGATTTTCAGATTTGGTCATATGGGCTATTGTTTCCCAAGCGATATTTTACAAGCTGTTTCATTAATGGAGGCGGCACTACAAGACTTCTCCTATGACTTTGAGCCAGGTGCCGGAGTACGCGCTGCTCACGAAGTTTTTTTAGCAGCTCAGCAAAAACAGCTTCAACGATAA